In [Chlorobium] sp. 445, the following proteins share a genomic window:
- a CDS encoding exodeoxyribonuclease VII large subunit — protein MFDSQIFSVSELSAHIKAILEQGIGFVRLRGEVSNFRQQTSGHLYFTLKDASAQINAVMWRNYAEKLRFEMKDGLELVVEGELQVYVPQGRYQVSCFSAQPVGEGYLKQKFLQLFEKLRTAGLFDEARKKPLPHLPERIGIITSRTGAVIEDMRRILERRYPVAKLILYPARVQGEEATKELIAGVRYFNTMQPRPDVLILARGGGSIEDLWCFNSEELAYEISCSKIPIVSAVGHETDFTIADYVADVRASTPSMAAEIVAPPAEQILEQITRITRTMHTSLYNRVEQCKIDLDALVNSYAFNRPKRELDTLLQRLDYAQERLAHGIIQRMHYTSSALDSAIKRLSALGHEQILHRGYVVAYKEGRAIRSAAEAQTGDELMLHFHDGTKHVRVLL, from the coding sequence ATGTTTGACAGTCAGATTTTTTCGGTTAGCGAACTCAGCGCGCATATCAAAGCAATCCTTGAGCAAGGCATTGGCTTTGTACGGTTACGCGGTGAGGTCTCGAACTTCAGGCAACAGACTTCAGGCCATCTTTATTTCACACTTAAAGATGCTTCAGCACAAATCAACGCTGTCATGTGGCGCAATTATGCTGAGAAATTGCGCTTTGAGATGAAAGACGGGCTTGAGCTTGTGGTAGAAGGTGAATTGCAAGTCTATGTGCCACAAGGTCGCTATCAAGTCAGTTGCTTTTCAGCACAGCCTGTCGGTGAAGGTTATCTAAAACAAAAGTTTTTACAATTGTTTGAGAAGTTGCGTACAGCAGGTCTGTTTGATGAAGCGCGTAAGAAGCCTTTGCCTCACTTGCCCGAACGCATTGGCATTATCACTTCACGGACTGGGGCGGTTATTGAAGATATGAGAAGGATTTTGGAGCGGCGCTATCCTGTCGCAAAATTGATTCTTTATCCAGCACGTGTGCAAGGTGAAGAGGCAACTAAAGAACTCATTGCAGGCGTGCGCTATTTCAACACTATGCAACCGCGCCCTGATGTGCTGATTTTGGCACGCGGTGGTGGCTCTATTGAAGATCTCTGGTGTTTCAACAGTGAAGAGCTTGCATATGAAATCTCTTGCTCCAAGATTCCAATTGTAAGTGCTGTTGGACACGAAACGGATTTCACCATTGCTGACTATGTCGCTGATGTGCGCGCCAGCACGCCATCGATGGCTGCAGAGATTGTTGCGCCTCCTGCCGAGCAAATTTTAGAGCAAATCACGCGCATAACCCGCACAATGCACACCTCGCTATACAACAGAGTTGAACAGTGTAAAATCGATCTTGACGCTCTTGTGAACAGCTATGCTTTCAACCGTCCAAAGCGCGAACTTGATACGCTCTTGCAGCGCCTTGACTATGCACAAGAACGCCTTGCACACGGCATTATACAGCGTATGCATTACACTTCTTCAGCGCTTGACAGTGCAATCAAACGCTTATCTGCTTTAGGACATGAGCAAATCTTGCATCGTGGATATGTTGTGGCTTACAAGGAAGGGCGAGCCATTCGATCTGCGGCTGAAGCACAAACAGGTGATGAACTGATGCTGCATTTTCACGATGGCACCAAACATGTTCGTGTTCTGCTGTAA
- the bchY gene encoding chlorophyllide a reductase subunit Y: MCPAFGGLRVLTRIDGAQVCMATDKGCMYGLTFVTHFYAARKSIVSPEVMSTQLASGSIIDDLRATIEEIAKDPTIRLIPVVSLCVAETAGVAEELLPKKVGHAEVVLVRLPAYLLKSHPEAKDIALEAVLKRLAKSSNKREKSIVIVGEIFPLDAMAIGAVLQRMGVESVITLPSQHIDDFIEAGSVSAVAILHPFYELTEEFFKTRGVPIIAGNPVGVNSTYKWIKDVGKALGLDEARVEQVAQEEKAKVKAALEANRLKATIIVAGYEGNEFPLVRLLLEAGANVPYASTSIARTELGDDDHKLLTMLGTELRYRKYLEEDRRAVLQYKPDLVVGTTSLDSYVKELGIPAVYYTNIISSRPIYFAQGASAMLQLMNALVGKRDAYQKIKAFFEG; encoded by the coding sequence ATGTGTCCAGCCTTCGGTGGACTGCGTGTGCTAACGCGCATTGACGGTGCGCAGGTCTGCATGGCAACTGACAAAGGCTGCATGTATGGCTTGACGTTTGTGACGCACTTTTATGCAGCACGCAAGTCTATTGTCTCCCCAGAAGTGATGTCCACACAGCTTGCCAGCGGCAGTATCATTGATGATTTGCGTGCAACGATTGAAGAGATTGCTAAAGATCCAACGATTCGCCTGATTCCCGTGGTAAGTTTATGTGTGGCTGAAACAGCTGGCGTAGCTGAAGAACTCTTGCCCAAAAAAGTGGGTCATGCTGAAGTGGTGCTAGTGCGCCTGCCAGCGTATCTGCTTAAATCGCATCCTGAAGCCAAAGATATTGCATTGGAAGCGGTGCTCAAACGGCTTGCAAAGTCTTCAAACAAACGCGAGAAATCGATTGTCATTGTCGGTGAAATTTTCCCGCTGGATGCCATGGCTATCGGTGCAGTCTTGCAGCGCATGGGTGTAGAGTCCGTCATTACGCTGCCTTCACAGCATATCGATGATTTCATTGAAGCAGGAAGCGTAAGCGCAGTAGCTATCTTGCACCCCTTTTATGAACTTACAGAAGAATTCTTCAAGACGCGTGGCGTACCGATTATTGCAGGTAATCCAGTCGGTGTCAATTCTACATATAAATGGATAAAAGATGTCGGCAAGGCACTCGGCTTAGATGAAGCACGTGTTGAACAAGTGGCACAGGAAGAAAAAGCAAAAGTCAAAGCTGCGCTTGAGGCTAATCGACTCAAGGCGACCATTATCGTGGCAGGCTACGAAGGCAATGAATTTCCGCTTGTGCGTCTCTTGCTGGAAGCTGGAGCCAATGTCCCTTATGCGTCAACATCTATTGCGCGTACTGAACTTGGCGATGATGACCACAAGTTACTGACCATGCTCGGCACAGAGTTGCGTTACCGCAAGTACCTTGAAGAAGATCGTCGCGCTGTGCTGCAATACAAGCCCGATTTGGTCGTCGGGACAACCTCACTTGATAGTTATGTCAAAGAGTTAGGCATACCTGCTGTTTATTATACCAATATTATTTCTTCGCGTCCGATTTACTTTGCACAAGGTGCAAGCGCTATGCTGCAACTGATGAACGCGCTTGTAGGAAAACGAGACGCATATCAAAAAATAAAAGCATTTTTCGAGGGATAG
- a CDS encoding thioredoxin family protein, producing MALTYSTMLPLGTVAPPFTLPDVVSGKMMSLAELKSDKATLVMFICNHCPYVQHIQGGLVRFAKDYVAKGVSIIAINSNDIVAYPEDSPEKMKEVAQRLGYVFPYLFDETQEVARAYDAACTPDFFLFDSSLRLVYRGQFDDSRPGNAIEVTGKDLRAALDDLLAGRPISIEQKPSVGCNIKWKK from the coding sequence ATGGCGCTGACTTATTCAACCATGTTGCCACTTGGTACAGTGGCTCCGCCTTTTACGCTACCCGACGTGGTGTCAGGCAAAATGATGTCGCTTGCCGAACTTAAATCTGACAAAGCTACGCTTGTGATGTTCATTTGCAATCATTGTCCATATGTTCAGCACATTCAGGGTGGGCTTGTGCGATTTGCAAAAGACTATGTCGCAAAAGGCGTCTCGATTATTGCGATTAACTCCAACGATATTGTAGCTTATCCTGAGGATTCACCTGAAAAGATGAAGGAAGTTGCGCAGCGTTTAGGATATGTGTTTCCGTATCTGTTCGATGAAACACAAGAGGTAGCGCGCGCTTATGATGCAGCATGCACCCCTGACTTTTTTCTCTTTGATAGCTCTCTTCGCTTAGTCTATCGCGGTCAGTTTGATGACTCACGACCTGGCAATGCAATTGAAGTAACAGGTAAGGACTTGCGCGCTGCACTTGATGATCTTTTAGCAGGTCGTCCTATATCCATTGAGCAGAAGCCATCTGTGGGCTGCAATATCAAATGGAAAAAGTAA
- a CDS encoding membrane protein insertion efficiency factor YidD → MTSQHDKDQQTPQVHEDSPELWWGWKITNFLPILLIRFYKLVLSPYFGGSCRFEPTCSSYGLEAFQTHNFFAAFWLTLWRILRCNPFVKGGYDPVPKPHSHKHKHS, encoded by the coding sequence ATGACAAGTCAGCACGATAAAGATCAACAGACGCCCCAAGTGCATGAAGATAGCCCTGAACTCTGGTGGGGCTGGAAAATCACGAATTTCTTGCCAATTTTACTGATTCGCTTCTACAAACTGGTGCTTTCGCCTTATTTTGGAGGCAGTTGTCGCTTTGAGCCAACCTGTTCGAGTTATGGACTAGAAGCATTTCAAACGCATAACTTTTTTGCAGCGTTTTGGCTTACGCTATGGCGCATTCTACGCTGCAATCCATTTGTGAAAGGCGGATACGATCCTGTACCGAAACCGCATTCACACAAGCACAAGCATTCATAA
- a CDS encoding protein translocase component YidC: MDRNTLIGFLLIGLIFIVWFQLLTPSTPPKPPKPKVLDSAALAYADSVEKALAQKALRTQKVGEFAAVMEGTTDTITVETDLFTAKLSSKGATLISFVQKKYLDWERKPFDLITAKDGALSLLFETTDARQSVVNTNDLYFTPKTSERNFKLSGKQSATIPFEIDLANGKRIKVVYTFTGDKYQIRYQTELVGLSELVRGATYQVAWNGGLAHSEKDENEEANSSYAHAYFNGSLERLDADSKDKEFKLQPDGSTKWVSVQSKYFLAAIIADEPAEGAYLQGKRTVKDDKHVFEDYTVALKPRLPANQSLVQHAFTLYIGPLDYVLVREAGSDLEKTMDFGWEWITRPFAEWIILPVFNLLERFISNYGIIIIIFALLIKLVTYPLTVASTNSMKKMAQLQPQIQELQKKYANDAAKLQSELGKIYKEAGVNPLSGCLPVLLQMPLLFAMFYVIRSSIQLRQESFLWASDLSTADAIITLPFSIPLYGSHIAVFPILMAITTYFQQKITPTSAPSEQTKVFNIILPIMLLLFFNNMPSGLGLYYLMFNVFSIVQQLYVNWQAKRNPAPVGSKLAPASKSNAVQETQKKNPKKKAKVS, from the coding sequence ATGGACAGAAACACGCTTATTGGCTTTTTACTCATCGGACTCATTTTTATTGTCTGGTTTCAACTCCTCACACCTTCGACACCACCTAAGCCGCCGAAACCCAAAGTGCTAGATTCAGCGGCATTAGCCTATGCTGATTCGGTAGAAAAAGCCCTCGCCCAAAAAGCATTGCGCACCCAAAAAGTGGGCGAATTTGCAGCGGTCATGGAAGGCACTACCGACACCATCACCGTGGAAACAGACCTCTTTACAGCGAAACTTTCAAGTAAAGGCGCGACCCTCATCTCTTTCGTGCAAAAAAAGTACCTTGACTGGGAGCGCAAACCCTTCGACCTTATCACAGCAAAAGATGGGGCACTATCTTTGCTTTTTGAAACCACAGATGCGCGTCAATCTGTCGTCAATACAAATGACCTTTACTTTACACCAAAAACATCGGAGCGCAACTTCAAACTCAGTGGCAAGCAATCTGCAACAATTCCTTTTGAGATAGACCTTGCAAATGGCAAGCGCATCAAAGTCGTTTATACCTTTACAGGCGATAAATATCAAATTCGATACCAAACGGAACTCGTAGGCTTAAGTGAGCTTGTGCGGGGTGCAACCTACCAAGTTGCGTGGAATGGTGGACTAGCACATTCAGAAAAAGATGAAAACGAAGAAGCTAACAGTTCCTATGCTCATGCTTACTTTAACGGCTCACTCGAGAGATTGGATGCCGATAGCAAGGACAAAGAGTTCAAATTGCAGCCCGATGGCTCAACGAAGTGGGTATCGGTGCAAAGCAAATACTTTCTTGCAGCTATCATTGCCGATGAACCTGCCGAAGGTGCCTATTTGCAAGGCAAACGCACTGTGAAAGACGATAAGCATGTTTTTGAAGATTACACTGTTGCGTTAAAGCCACGATTGCCCGCCAATCAAAGCCTCGTACAACATGCTTTCACGCTCTACATCGGTCCTCTGGATTACGTCTTGGTTCGCGAAGCAGGATCCGATCTTGAAAAGACAATGGATTTCGGCTGGGAGTGGATTACACGCCCATTTGCAGAGTGGATTATTTTACCAGTCTTTAACTTGTTGGAACGCTTTATCTCAAATTATGGGATTATCATCATCATCTTTGCACTGCTGATTAAACTTGTTACCTATCCACTGACGGTTGCCTCCACAAACTCAATGAAGAAAATGGCGCAATTGCAGCCGCAAATTCAAGAACTGCAAAAGAAGTATGCAAACGATGCGGCAAAATTGCAAAGCGAATTAGGCAAAATCTACAAAGAAGCAGGTGTTAATCCGTTGAGTGGGTGTTTGCCTGTACTGCTGCAAATGCCACTACTCTTTGCCATGTTCTATGTGATTCGCTCCTCAATCCAATTGCGGCAAGAGAGTTTCCTCTGGGCAAGCGACCTGTCCACAGCTGACGCTATTATCACACTTCCTTTCTCTATTCCGCTCTATGGCTCGCACATCGCAGTCTTTCCAATTTTGATGGCGATTACCACATATTTCCAGCAGAAAATCACGCCGACAAGCGCACCAAGCGAACAGACGAAAGTGTTCAATATTATACTGCCCATCATGCTCTTGCTCTTCTTCAACAACATGCCGTCGGGATTAGGACTCTACTACCTAATGTTCAATGTCTTCAGCATCGTGCAGCAGCTCTATGTCAATTGGCAAGCTAAACGCAACCCTGCGCCTGTCGGTTCTAAGCTGGCACCGGCGTCAAAATCAAATGCGGTACAAGAGACACAAAAGAAAAATCCCAAAAAGAAAGCAAAGGTAAGTTAA
- a CDS encoding phosphatase PAP2 family protein — METLYQLDVWLFRCINEGGGQPYLDGIMLFITDFKRSWIVAAAASLYIVWTRRKESIAPLVLCLMAIGIADQTASGFFKPLVQRTRPCFELEQVRLLLDQTHSFSFASSHAANTAAVATIVWVFFSKSGTIDKIVAWSLVLFAFLSGYSRVYVGVHYPLDVIAGWGIGVGAGAITYLCFAFVWKNFVEPRRRHAADHER, encoded by the coding sequence ATTGAGACGCTGTATCAGCTTGATGTCTGGCTGTTTCGCTGCATCAATGAAGGAGGTGGGCAGCCGTATCTTGATGGCATCATGCTGTTCATTACGGATTTCAAACGCTCTTGGATTGTTGCAGCGGCAGCATCGCTTTATATCGTCTGGACGCGTCGCAAAGAAAGTATAGCACCGCTGGTATTGTGTCTCATGGCAATTGGTATAGCTGACCAAACTGCATCTGGTTTCTTCAAACCACTCGTGCAGCGCACACGTCCATGCTTTGAACTTGAACAGGTACGGCTGCTCTTAGACCAAACGCACTCGTTTTCATTTGCATCCTCACATGCTGCAAATACAGCGGCAGTTGCAACAATCGTATGGGTGTTTTTCTCAAAATCTGGCACGATTGATAAGATAGTAGCGTGGAGTTTAGTCCTATTTGCATTCTTGTCGGGATACTCACGCGTCTATGTCGGTGTACATTATCCACTTGATGTCATAGCTGGGTGGGGGATTGGCGTCGGCGCAGGAGCAATCACCTATCTGTGCTTTGCCTTTGTCTGGAAAAACTTTGTTGAGCCACGTCGAAGACATGCTGCTGACCATGAGCGCTGA
- a CDS encoding glycosyl transferase: MDKSRKKILLVANTSWFLYNFRFGVIRHFQAQDVETVAVAPSDAYAQRLRNHGCRTIDVFLQPRGINPLNDVRYFWHLYKIYADEHPSLIIHYTIKPNIYGSLAAMLLGLPSVAVVSGAGHAFAHKGWLNSIAKLLLRKALRYSREVWFVNPEDRALFVSEKLVSSEKAYLFPGEGIDTRHFCPMTASTHTSSKKIVFLLSARLLRKKGIELYARAAKQLKTKYPHAEFRLLGFLSAKDPAFVSRDEIERWKDYISYLGETQEVLPYVQAADCVVLPSLYREGTPRTLLEAASLEKPVIATDSVGCRQIVEDGVTGFLVQPNSVSDLVEKLERIITMPEAARLEMGKRARLKMIKEFDESLVLRCYDDMLRRLKLL, from the coding sequence ATGGATAAATCGCGCAAAAAGATTTTGCTCGTCGCAAATACTTCGTGGTTTCTCTACAACTTTCGCTTTGGTGTTATCAGGCACTTTCAAGCTCAAGATGTTGAGACGGTTGCAGTTGCGCCCAGTGATGCTTATGCTCAGCGGTTACGCAATCACGGCTGCCGCACCATAGATGTTTTTTTACAGCCGCGTGGTATCAATCCGCTAAACGATGTGCGCTATTTCTGGCATCTTTACAAAATCTATGCAGATGAGCACCCATCCCTCATCATCCACTATACCATAAAGCCGAATATCTATGGCTCGCTGGCAGCCATGTTGCTGGGCTTGCCCTCCGTGGCGGTCGTGAGTGGTGCAGGACATGCCTTTGCGCACAAGGGTTGGCTCAATAGCATCGCCAAGCTTCTGCTACGAAAAGCTCTGCGTTATTCAAGAGAAGTGTGGTTTGTTAATCCCGAAGACCGTGCACTGTTTGTGTCCGAAAAATTGGTCAGTTCAGAAAAAGCGTATCTTTTCCCCGGAGAAGGGATTGATACGCGTCACTTTTGTCCGATGACAGCTAGCACACACACTTCGTCAAAGAAAATCGTTTTTTTGCTGAGCGCGCGACTGCTGCGCAAGAAAGGAATCGAGCTCTACGCTCGAGCAGCAAAACAATTAAAGACCAAATATCCACACGCTGAATTTCGCTTGCTTGGCTTTCTTTCGGCAAAAGATCCGGCGTTTGTCTCCAGAGATGAGATTGAGCGTTGGAAGGACTACATCAGTTATTTGGGTGAAACACAAGAGGTTTTGCCTTATGTGCAAGCAGCGGACTGCGTGGTGCTCCCATCGCTATATCGTGAAGGCACACCGCGCACATTGCTCGAAGCAGCAAGTCTTGAGAAACCTGTAATCGCTACTGATTCAGTGGGTTGCCGTCAGATTGTTGAAGATGGTGTAACGGGTTTCTTAGTGCAGCCCAACAGCGTGAGTGATTTGGTAGAAAAGCTCGAGCGAATAATCACAATGCCAGAGGCAGCACGCTTAGAAATGGGCAAACGCGCACGGCTAAAAATGATTAAGGAGTTCGACGAATCTTTGGTTCTGCGGTGCTACGATGACATGCTGCGTCGGCTTAAACTGCTCTAA